In a single window of the Candidatus Cybelea sp. genome:
- a CDS encoding response regulator transcription factor translates to MNGIAELKAPRGASFKSPDFNKKILVVDDESAILQTLRFNLERSGYAVVTAGDGRTAIAMAQREQPDLIVLDIMLPVLDGVEACKEIRKFSPVPIIMLTAKDQEIDKVLALELGADDYVTKPFALHEFLARVKARLRRQNAIAPGHDEAIALGEIVLDPSRQQLTVRGKDVALAPKEFGLLRVLMENHGRVVTRQTLLDKVWGYDFEGEQQTVSVHIRWLREKIEEDSRTPRHILTVRSRGYMFKA, encoded by the coding sequence ATGAACGGAATTGCGGAGCTTAAGGCGCCGCGGGGCGCCTCTTTCAAAAGTCCGGACTTCAATAAGAAAATTCTCGTCGTCGACGACGAGTCGGCGATCCTGCAGACCCTGCGCTTCAACTTGGAGCGCAGCGGCTACGCGGTCGTTACCGCTGGAGACGGCCGTACCGCGATCGCCATGGCGCAGCGCGAGCAGCCCGACCTGATCGTGCTGGACATCATGCTTCCGGTGCTCGACGGCGTCGAGGCCTGCAAAGAGATCCGGAAGTTCAGCCCCGTGCCGATCATCATGCTGACCGCCAAAGATCAGGAGATCGACAAGGTCTTGGCGCTCGAGCTCGGTGCGGACGACTACGTGACCAAGCCGTTTGCGCTCCACGAGTTCCTCGCTCGCGTGAAAGCGCGGCTGCGCCGGCAGAACGCGATCGCTCCGGGGCACGACGAGGCGATCGCCTTGGGCGAGATCGTCCTCGATCCGTCTCGCCAGCAGCTTACCGTTCGCGGCAAGGACGTTGCGCTCGCGCCCAAAGAGTTTGGCCTATTGCGGGTGCTGATGGAGAACCACGGCCGCGTCGTGACCCGTCAAACCCTGCTGGATAAGGTTTGGGGATACGATTTCGAGGGCGAGCAACAGACGGTCAGCGTCCACATTCGCTGGCTACGCGAGAAGATCGAGGAAGATTCGCGGACTCCGCGCCACATCTTGACGGTGCGCAGCCGCGGCTACATGTTCAAGGCTTGA